GCAGGCCAGAGGGTCCACGTACGAGGTCGCCAGCGGACTGCAACTCGCCGTGCGACTGGGCTTCGTCCTGCAGGCCGACACCCAGGCCGTTCACGAGCAGGCACAGACCATCGCCGCCATGCTCAGCGCCCTCGCCCGTAACCTGAAGGCCGAAGCATGAAGCGCCAACCATCACCCATCACCCATCACCCATCAACCGGCGGCCGCCTGACCGACCGACTCCTGAACGTCCGTAAACGCCGCGCCCTCGGCTGGGCCGCCTTGGCTTACGCCGGGGTGGTGCTGGCGGGCGCGCTGGTGGGCGCCGACATCACCCTGCGGAGTAAGACGCGCTGGGTGAAGGGCGTGTTCGTGCCGGTGGGTCGGCGGGGGAACGAGGTGTACCTGCCCGCCGGCAGCGAGACGCTCTCGCGTGGTCCCATCGGGATCGTGCCGCTGCTCCCGAACAAGGGGCACGCGGTGCTGGGCGAACGGAAGGTCGTCGGCACGCTGGTGCGCCGCGAGGTGCAGGAGGAACGCGGCGTGCTGCCCAACGGCGCACTCGCATGGGCCAGCACGTTCGTGTACAACGGCACGCCCGCCCAGCTGGGCGTGGAGTTCGAGCACACCGCCGTTCACACGCCACTGGGCGATATGCCCGCGTGGCACATCCCCCCAAGCGGGGACGCACCGGGCCGCGCGGACGCCCTCGTGATCGTCATCCACGGTCACGGCGGACAGCGCGCCCAGGCACTGCGGATGCTGCCCGCGCTGCGGCGCACCGGGACGGGCAGCCTGTTCGTCACGTTCCGCAACGCCCACGGTGCCCCCCGCAGCGAGAGCGGCTACCTGACCCTGGGCGACCAGGAAGCCGAGGACGTCATCAGCGCCCTCCACTGGGCGCAGCAGGCCGGGTACAAACGCGCCGTGCTGTACGGCTTCAGCATGGGCGGCAACATCGCCCTGAGCGCCCTGCGCGAACGGCACCAGCCGTACCCGATTCCCGTCACGGGCGTCATGCTCGACTGCCCCGCGCTGGACTGGCGGGCCACCATCCTCTCCCAGGGCCAACGCTTCGGCCTCCCCCCCTTCCTCGCGCGGCACGTCGCCACCTTCACCCAGTGGGTCGTGACACGCCGCAGCGGCCAGGACTTCGACACCGTCGACCAGATCCGCGCCGCACCCAACTTCAACCTCCCCATCCTCATGTGGCACGGCACGCGTGACCGCACCATTCCCATCGCGCAGGCCGACGCGCTGGCCGCCGCCCGCCCCGACCTCATCGAATACCACCGGGTCGAAGGCGGCAAACACATCCGCGTGTGGAACATCAACCCCGAACAGTACGACGCCCAACTCGAAACCTTCATCGGCAACGTCCTGCCAGAGGTGGAAGGGTGAGTGCCCTGACCTTGCCTCTGCACCTGAAGGAGGACACTGAACTCGTGGTGGAACCGTGGGGTGAGACCTTCCGGCTCGCCGCAGGTGAGAGGTACGTCCTGAGCTGGCTGGGAAGCGAAGAACAACCCGAATGTCTCTCCATGCCCACGGGCCTGGTCGTATTCATGGGTGCAGGCGCGACGTTCAACCTTCAACACGAGAGTGGTGCATGGATCGGAGGCAGTGACATCCCTATCCCCTCCCTGCCTCCCTCGATGAGCACCAAAGAATTTCTGTCGATGACAGGACTGATTCACATTCAACCGTCCGAGAGCGACGGTACAAGGAGAGAACCCTGATGCGTGACGCTGTTATTGTTTCTGCCGTCCGGACGCCCGTTGGTCGTGGCGTGAAAGGCACCCTGGCGAACACCCGCCCCGACGACCTGGCGGCGCTGGTGCTGAACGAGGCCGTCAAGCGCGCCGGTGTGGACGCCGGTATCGTCGAGGACGTGTACCTCGGCTGCGCGATTCCCGAGGCGGAGCAGGGCCTGAACGTGGCCCGTCTGGCCGCGCTGCGTGCCGGGATGCCCGACAGCGTGGGTGGCGTGACCGTGAACCGCTTCTGCTCCAGCGGCCTGCAGACCATCGCGATGGCCGCAGCGGCCATTCAGGCAGGGCAGGCGGACGTGATGCTGGCCGGTGGCGTGGAGAGCATGAGCTTCGTGCCCATGAGCGGCCACAACCCCAGCCCGAACCCGGAGCTGGTGGACGCCCGTCCCGGCGCGTACATCGGCATGGGCATGACCGCCGAGAACGTCGCCACGAAGTACGGCATCAGCCGTGAGGATCAGGACGCGTTCGCGTTCCGCAGCCACCAGCGCGCCGCGGCCGCGCAGGACGCCGGGAAGTTCGACGCCGAGATCGTGCCCGTGCCCGTCCGCGTGGACAAACTGAAGGGCACGAAGATGAAGTCCGAAACCGTGAACTTCGACAAGGACGAACTGATCCGCCGGGACGCGAACCTCGCGGACATGGCGAAGGTCCGCCCCGCGTTCAAGGCGACCGGCTCCGTCAGCGCCGCGAACAGCAGCCCCTTCAGTGACGGCGCGGCCGCCGTGCTGATCATGAGCGGCGAGAAGGCGCAGGAACTCGGCGTGAAGCCGCTGGCGAAGTTCCTCGGCTTCGCCGTGGCGGGCGTCGAACCCGAACTGATGGGCATCGGCCCCGTCAAGGCCGTGCCGAAGGTGCTCGCGCAGACCGGCCTGACCCTCGACGACATCGACCTGATCGAACTGAACGAGGCGTTCGCCGCGCAGTCCCTCGCCGTCGCGCGGGAACTGGGCCTGAACCAGGACATCATGAACGTCAACGGCGGCGCGATCGCCCTGGGGCACCCCCTGGGCTGCAGCGGCGCGAAGCTCGCCACGAGCGCCATCTACGAACTGCAGCGCCGTGGGGGCGGGAAGGCCCTGATCACCATGTGCATCGGCGGGGGCATGGGCGCCGCCGGGATCATCGAAGTGTACGGCGCGGATCAGGCCGCCGACTGACCCGAGCAGGACAGAAGCAGGGCACCCGCCGGAAAGTGGGTGCCCTGTTTTCTTACTGGTTCAGCGCTTGATGAACCGGCTGGCGTTCAGGATCGCGGCGGCGTTCACGGGGCGAGGCTGGACGCTCAGGCTACCCAGGGCACGCTGCGCGGCGAGGCGTTGAATGGTGGCGGCGGTACGCGTGGTGGTCATCCGGGGCACCTCGGTGGAGACCTGGAGCATGAGGATACCGACGCTCTGAATGGCGGTGCCACTGGTGTCGTAGGTGCTCCCACCACCGATGAATGCCGGGTACGATTTCCCATTGCTCAGGGTTTCAACGCTGAACTTGCCGTCCAGATCGCGCCCATCGAAATACCCCACCTTGAAATCGTTCGTGAGGGCGAAGGCAGTCTCAAGTGACGTGGCGCTGGAGAGGTTGCCAAGCACGGTCGGGCCGCCCTTCGTCTGCGTGCCGTTGACGTACCCGCCGAGGGCCACGCTGCCGTCCGTGTCGACGCTCTCGTCGTTGTAGATCGCGACACCACTGTCGAGCAGGGTACCGCTCTGGTCAAAGACGCCCCACTCCCACACGCCCTGGTTCAGGGTGGTGACGTTGAACTCGGCGCTGGTGCTCACGTTGCCTCTGGTGTCGTAGGCCTTCGCGGTGAACCCGGTGCGGTCGTCGTTCAGAACATTGACGGTGTACTGGTAGGGCGCGGCCGTGTCGGTGGCTTTCAGGGTGCCGTTCTGGTAGAACTCCACCTTCGCGACGCCGCTGCTGTCCGTGGCGTTGGCGGTGATGGTCACGTCACTGTTGCCGTCGGAGGGGCTCTGGCTGAAGCTGATCTGCGGGCCGGTGGTGTCGGGGGTGCTGGGCCCGCCCGGCGTGCAGGCGGTGATCAGGAGTGCGGGGAGGGCCAAAAAGAAGGCGCGATTCACAGGGGGCACTCTAGGGTGCCGCGTGGTGCTCAGGTGGCGCAGACTGGGCACCGGCGGGCTTCATGAAGGTGCAACAGGTGAACCGGGGAGGCGCGTGAAGACCGGCATGGAGGACGGGCAGACCCTTAAGCCTGCCCGTCCCTCTGGATGGCGGTGATTAATCGGTGGCGGCTGGAATCATCGGCTTGTCGAACCCGACCCTCAGGGTGGGGTGCAGCCACGCGGCAGCGGCGGCAGCCAACAGGGCTGCGATCACCAGGAAGATGCTCTGAAGGGGCATCCAGGCGAGCAGCGCGGCCGCCCCGGCGTACCCCAGGGGTTGAATGGCGCTCGACAGGGACGAGATCACGCCGTAGGCGCGGCCCATCACGGCCTGCGGAATGTTCAGCTGGGACATGACGCTCAGCTGCACGTTCATCACGGCCGCACTCAGCCCCGCCAGCGCCAGCAGGACCAGCGCCTGCGTGAGGGTGGTGGCCACGCTGAGCCCGCCGATGGAGGCCGCGATGCCGAACGTGCCGCCCACCAGTGCCAGCCAGGGCCGCGGCAGGCGGTACGAGCTGAGGATCAGCATGCCCACCAGCTGCCCCACGGAGATGCTGGCGCTCAGGAATCCGAACTCGCGGGCGCCCAGACCCAGCGTGCGGGCGAACGGAGCCAGCGTGACCTCCAGCGGGATCAGCACGAAGTTCAGCAGCAGGCTGACGGCGAACGTCCAGAACAGCAGTGGGTTGGCCCAGATGACCTTCAGGCCGGCCAGCAGACCCTCGCGGGGTTCCTCATCGGCCGCTGGGGTGCCGGGAGTGGGCTGCACACGCGGTTCCGGCAGGGTCCACAGAGTCACGATGGCCGCGGCCAGCAGCATGGCGCCGATCAGCATGGCGCCGTGCACCCCGGCGAACCCGGTGGCGGTCCCCGCCAGGGCATACCCGGTGAGGCTGGCGAGACTGCCGGTGAGGCTCATCAGGGCGTTGCCCTGCTGGTACACCGCGCGCGGAATGATCAGGGGGACCAGGACCGCCGAGGCGGGTCCGCGCAGCGCCGCGACGAAGTTGGTGACGGCCAGCAGCGGGAACACGTATGACACCTGCATGTGCCCGCTCAGGACCAGCGTGGCCATCAGGACCAGCAGCAGCGCGTCGGCGACGTACGTGGCCTGGATCAGCAGGCGTTTGTGCTGCCGGTCGGCCAGCATTCCGCCGATGGGCGCGGCGATCAGGCCCGCCAGGGCGCTGACCAGACCCACGGACGCCAGCATGGTGCCGGACCCGGTCTTCTCGAGCACCCACCACATGATCGGGACGTTGTAGAACCCGCCACTCAGGGCGGAGAACAGGCGGGTGAGCAGCACCGAGCGGAACGCGGCGTTGCGGATAGGGTGAGCCGTCATATCAGTCCTCCGTCCAGCCAGCCAGGAAGAACGACACCTTCACGTCCCCGCCCTCCTGCTGTAGAGCTTCGATGTCCTCCCGCAGCTGCTGCAGGCGCCGCATGATGCCCGCCGCCTGCTCGCGCGGGACGCACACGCTGACCATCCCGGCGGCGCTGGGCAGCCCGTTGAAGGACGCCAGGGTCAGGCCACGTTCCGTCTCGTGGAACGCCAGCCCCAGGGCCCGCTCGTCCTTGACGCGCACGGCGCCCTCGGGCAGGCGGTACACCCGCTCGATGTGATGCCCGACGCGGTCCGTGCCGGTCTCGCACACCAGACCATGGGCCTGCAGGTGATTGAGGTTGCGCACCACGGTCGCCACGGGCCGACCGAGCCGCGTGGCCACTCCGCGCGCGGTGCTGGGACCGTCCAGCAGGGACGTGAAGGTCCGCCACAGGCTCTCTTCCATCTGAATGCCACTTCCGACTGTCGTCATACGACCACCTCCAGCAGGTCTGCCAGTTCCCCGTCGCTCATGCCGATCCCCACCATGGCCATCTGCTGCGGATTCAGGTATCCGGCCGCGGCCTGCACGTCCGCGGCGCTCACCTGCCGGTACATGCGGGCGGCGCGGGTGGGGAAGTACACCTCGTCGTTCAGCCAGTGCTGCGCGAGCTTGGTGGCCAGCCCGGGCCCCTCGGATTCCTGCAGGGCCTTCAGGGCGAAACTCTCGCGGGTCTCATCGGTCTCCTCCTCGCGGGGCGGGCTGGCCTGCACCTCCTGAATGAGTTCCATCAGGGTGCGGAACGCCTCCGGGACCCGCTCGCGGGCCAGGTCCATCGCCATGAACAGGTACCCGCTGCGCCGCCAGTGCGAACTGCCCCCCTGCGCCGCGTACGCCAGCTGCCGCTCCTCCCGCAGCCGCTGGAACATCCGCGACCGGAGGCCCCCACCCAGCAGCGCGCCGAACACCTCGGTGGCGGGCCGGTCCGGGTCACCCAGTGCCGGGCCCGGGCAGGACAGGTACAGCGTCACCCGTTCGCTGCGGCTGGGCACGCCGATCAGCTGCGGCACGATCTCCACTGGGCGGTACTCGGTGTGCAGCGGCGCGGCGTACCAGTCCTCGAAGTGCTCCTCGATCAGGCGGACGGTGCCGCTGTCCACCTTCCCGGCAATGACCAGCCGGGTGCGTTCCGGGGTGCAGGCGTCCAGCGCCCGCTGCCGCATCTGCTTGAGGTTCAGTTGCGACACGATCTCCGGCGGGCCCAGGATCGACATGCCGTACGGCGGGGCGTACAGCGCCTCCTCGACCAGCGTCCACAGGAACTCCGGCCGGTTGCGCTTGCGGTGAATTTCGTCCAGCACGATCTTCCGCTCGTGCTCCAGCGCCTGCTTGGTCACCTTGGGGTTGCGCAGCAGGTCCGCCGTGAACGCCATGACCTTCGGCAGGTCACGCGGCAGGCACGACAGGCCCAGCCGCGTGTGTTCCTTGCCGGTGAACGCCTCGATCCGCGCGCCACTCTTGGCCAGCGCCTGCCACTGCTTGCCCTGCGTGCCCGTCAGGTTGTTCGGGTTGAACAGCACGTGCTCCAGCAGGTGACTGATGCCGTTTTCCTGCTCACGCTCGTCCTTGACGCCGTGATCGAGGTACGCGGCCAGGTGAATGAGGTGAGCGCCGGGACGCGGGGCGATCAGAAACCCAAGGCCGTTGTCCAGATAGCCGGTGGTATAGAGTTCCATGCTGTTCAGTCTCCAGAGGGCAGGGTTGCCGGGGGGTTGCAGACCGCGAGATACACCAGCGCCTCGCTGCGCAGGCCCAGGCCCAGGCGATTCAGATGAAGATGCAATCCCTGCAGGTTCGCGCCGAGAGCGCCGGGCTCAGGCCAGTCCGGAGCCCAGGCCAGCGGCAGGGTCGCCTCCCGCAGCGCCGTGGCTGCGCGGGTCACGCCCGGCTGATCTGACAGGTGCGTCCGGGCAAACCGGGTCATGGCCTCGTGTGCCTCGGTCCGCGCGGGCCCGAGGCAGCGCAGCAGATGTGCCGCATCGACATACGCGGCCCTCATGCGGGCGTCCGGCGTTTCCAGGTCCCACACGGCCAGCGCCCGTTCACTGCTGGCCTGAAAGAAGCGTTCGTGAAGCGGGTAGTGCCGCGCCCCCCCGAACTTCCAGTATTCCGGCCGGTACTCCTGTTGGACTGCGCCCGGCACGGCCCGCCGCAGTTGAGCCCAGACCCGCTGCCGGGACGCCTCGCCGCGGCAGCACAGCCGCAGGCGCAGGTGCATGCCGCCTTCGGCGTGCCACAGGTAATGCCAGCGGCGGACCTCCGGCGCGAGGTCCTGCTGCAGGTGCCGCACCCGCTGCGCCTGCGAACGTTTCTCGAGATCCGGCCAGGTCAGACGTGCCGCGAGCCAGCCCGTCACGGCCGCACCGTGAAGATGCCCTCGAAGAGGTGCCGCGCACCGTCATGTCCTGTGAACCAGGCCAGGTCCGGCGTCACCACAGCTTCGCTGACCCGCACGCTGCCACGGCGGCATTCTGCCCGGAGGAGGTCGCGGTGCGTGACGTGCCGCCAGTCCAGTGTGAGTTGCCGGTCACCCCGGCCCACGCGCACCAGATCCGGAGCTCCCACCCGTTCCAGCCAGGCGAGCACCTCACGGTCCGGCGGGTCCGTTCCCTGCCAGTGAGCAGGCACGCGCCATGACGCCGCACTGAGCACGCAGCGGCCCCGGGTCACCCGTGGCAAGGTCTCCCGATCCCCCAGCGGCCCCCACCGCCACCGTGGAGGCGTGCGGCCCTGCAAGGCCACGGCGGTCAGCCAGCGGGCCAGCGGCCCCAGGTGATCGGTGCGAGTCAGCGTGGGCAGAACCAGATGAAGCTGTTGTTCACGCTGGGCGCACCACAGCTCGACCTGACCGTCCCGGCAGCTGACCCGCACGTCCGGCAGATCCACCCTGCGGTGGTCGGGGATCAACGGATGACCCGGGACGTGCAGTTCCAGTGGCGTTCCGGGGCGGCAGCGGGCGGTATCGTTCGCCGCAGCCAGCGGGTGCTGCAGGCAGAGTGCCGTGACCACCGTATTCGCCGGACCCCGTGCGCCCGGTGCCGGCAGGTGCGGGTGCGCCACCCGGAGGCGGGCAGTGGCCTGACCCACTTCCGGGGTGCTGCCACTCAGCAGCGCCAGGGTGTAGTCGCCCGCCCACAGATCGGTGGTGTTCCGCGCCAGGACCCACGCGAACAGATCGAACGGGTGGTCACCGGGTCGCGCCGTGACCGGCAGGCGAGCCAGCTGCACGTCAGTGAGGTCCAGCACGCCGGGCGCCCCGGCCAGCAGCGCGGGCCAGTCAGACCAGGGTGGGGCCGGGGGGGGCGCGGTCTCCAATGCGTCAGCCACCGTCAGGGCCTCACGGAGGGTCACGCGAGCGTCCCCGAACTGTGCGCGGAACGCCTCGGTGTAGGCTGACCAGTTCCCGGTCACAGGGGGACCCTGCGGGCTGCGTGTCAGGACGGACAGGCCCTCTTGAAGATCCACCAGCACCTGAGGCGGCAGGTGAGCCACGCCGTCCAGCGTGGCGTCCAGTGCGAGGTGGCGCTGCACGTCACCATCGAGCCCCTGACCGGCCAGCGCCTGCCGCAGGGCGTCCAGCCGCGCCGTCCCGCCTGGAAGATCGGCGTACACCGGGGCTGGGGGTGGGCCGCCCAGCGCCTCCACGCGCGCCGCCGCCTGTGGGGTGACCGTCAGCAGCGGCTGGAGCTCGCTGAGCAGCAGATCCTTGCGCAGCAGAACCCGCAGCAGGTCATCCGTGATCGCCTCCCCGAGCGAAGCCAGTGGGACCGGCGTCCGGGCCCGGACCAGAACGCGCCAGAATGCCTCGCTGCACGGAACCCGCCACTCGGTGCGGTCTTGCAGTCCCTGCCAGGTCAACCAACCGTTCTCATGGTGCGCGGTGCCGTTGAGCATCACCTGCAACGTGGGTGGCAACCGGTCTTCCAGGATCGGACGCGCCTCGGCCAGTGCACCCGACAGGGCGGTCAGCTGCACGCGCAACATCGGCTTCTGCGAGATGAACTCGGCGCTGCACTGGGCCGCGCCCGGAGCGGCGAAGAGACCGAACGGCACGCTGCGTGTACTCGCACGGATGAGATAGCGGTGCAGGCTGCGTTGCAGGGCCCGGGCCGTCTTTGCGCGCCGTGGGGTACGCCTGGATTCCCGCTCCAGGGTGGGAGACGCCATCAGCAGCGCCTCTGCCGACAGCGGCCAGTCGCGCAGGACGGTGATCGTGTCCTCCAGGGTCTGTGTGCCGCGCAACTCGCTGAACAGGTTCGCTGGGGCAAGCGGCACCCGGTACAGGCAGGCCGGATCGATCTGCGGACTCTCGAACATCAGGACGGATCACCTCCGACGTGGCGAAGAGGCGCCACGGATTGCCGCGGCGCCCCTCGACCGATCAGCCGAATCCCAGCGTGGGGACCGGCACAGGCTTTACAGCGCGGAGGACCCGCACTTGTAGATGTTGATGTCCGTCATGCCTTCCTCGTCCACCTGATCACGGCTCTTCAGGTCACTCAGCGCGGCGAACAGCTCGGGGTCCTCGATCACGACCTTGCCGTCGTCGGTGAGTTCCAGGGCCTTGAGATCCAGCTTCGCTTTCTTGTTTTCGTTGGTCATGATGATCACCTCGTGCAGGAGTGGGGGCGGTGGGGACGGTTCAACCGGGGCAGAAGATGTCGATCAGGATGCCTTCCTCTTCCAGCCCGGGCTCGACGATGCCGATCTCGGGCATCAGGGGCACCTCCTGGGCAGGCGGAGCGTGCGGTTGGTCCGCCGGTGGTTCCGACGGGCGGTCCGGACGCGGCGCTGGCCGGTGGGGGCTTTGACTCACGGTGTGTCACCTCCTGCTTCCTAGAGAACCGCAGGCCGGGTTGCGGCAGGGTTGCCTGAGCGCTCGCTCCCTGACAACCCCTCGGCAACCCCCCTGAAGGTCCAATGAAGACCAAAGGAGGGACGCATGACGGTCCAACTCAGTGTGCTCGATCCGGTCCCCTTGTCCTGCGGTCAGTCCCCACGTGACGCCCTCCGCGCCGCCATCCAGCTGGCTCAGACGGCTGAACGGTCCGGCTACCGGCGCGTGTGGTACGCCGAGCATCACCTGCCCCGCGCCGCCGTCTGCCCCGCCCCCGCCGTGCTGGTGGCCGCGGTGGCCGCCGCAACGGAACGGATCCGGGTCGGGTCCGGCGGTGTGGTCCTGCGGCACCACGCCCCCTGGCATGTCGCCGAGACGTTCAGCACGCTCGCGGCGCTGCACCCGGGCCGCATCGACCTGGGCGTCGCCGGCGGGACCGGCGCGGACGAGCAGACCACCCGCCGCCTGGGCGGAGACGGGACGCCGTACCCGGACCGTCTCGCGGCGCTGGATGAGGCGCTACGAGACCTGAACGCCGACGTGCACGGCTGGGTGCTGGGCGCCAGCGCCCGCAGCGCCGAACTGGCCGCCACCCTCGGCTGGCACTACGGCAGCGGCAACGTCACGGGCGACCCGGGCGACGTGCAGGCGTACCGCGAGCAGCACACGGCCCGGCGGCACGCGGGCCCCACCGTCGCGCTGGCGGTCGCCGTGGTGTGCGCCGACACGACCGAAGCGGCCCTGCACCTGGCCCGCAGTCACCGGGCGTACTTCAGCGCGCAGGGCACGGCGCCCGGCGGTCAACCCGTGCCCCCGCCAGCCGGTCTGCCGGTCACGCCCGGCCCGCTGGCCCTGTACCCCCGGCTGGTCGTCGGTGATCCCGTCACCGTCCGGTCCGCCCTGAACGCTCTGGCCCGCCGCTACGGCGCAGATGAACTGGCGCTCCTAACCATCACGCATGACCCGCAGGCCCGCCGCCACTCCTACGCGCTGATCGCCGAGGCGTTCGCGCAGGCTGCTCCACCCCCCATCCACCTGCCCCACCAGCCCGGAGGTTACCTATGACGGCCGACCTGAAACGCTCGCGGTACACCCTGCAGTCCCGGCAGGACGCCGGGGTGTACCTGCACAACACCTTCAGCGGCAAGGGCGGCTTCTACCCGCCCCGCGCCCTGGACCTGCTCAAGCGGGCCCAGCCGGACCCGACCGATCCGCTGACCGCGCAGCTGCGCCGCGACGGGCACCTGATCGCCGCCGACACCGACGAACTCCTGCGTGCCCGGCAGCAGCAGGTGACCGCCTTCTTCCGGGACGACGTGCTGCACCTGATCCTGTTCTCGACCGAGCAGTGCAACTTCCGCTGCACGTACTGCTACGAGAAGTTCCTGCACGGCCGCATGAAGCCCGAGGTGATCGAGGGCGTCAAACGACTCGTGACCCGCCGCGCGCCCGGCCTGAAACTCCTGTCGATCTCCTGGTTCGGCGGTGAACCGCTGCACGCCCACGACATCGTCCAGGACCTCTCCAATCACTTCACGGCCCTGAGTGAAGCGCACGGATTCAAGTACATGGCGCACGCCACCACCAACGGCTACTACCTGACGCCCGAACTCGCCCCGGACCTGATCCGCACCGGACTGCGCGACTTCCAGATCACCCTGGACGGCCCGCAGGAAACCCACGATCAGACCCGCAAGCTGCAGGGGGGCGGCGGCACCTTCGACACCATCTGGCGCAACCTGCTGTTCCTGCGCGCCTCCGACCTGGATTTCACCTGCACGCTGCGCATCAACTTCAGCCCCGACAACTACGCCCAGACACCCGAGTTCATCACTCAGCTGGGCGAAACCTTCGGGCACGACCCGCGCTTCCAGTTGCACACCCATCCGGTCGGCCGCTGGGGCGGCGAGCAGGACGAACACCTGACCGTGTACGACCAGGATGACGGCTTCGACCTGGCCATCCCCCTGTACGAGCACGCCCGCACCTGCGGCCTGAGCATGCGCCACGCGAACCTCAACCCGTTCGGCAGCACCTGTTACGCCGCGCGCGGCAACTCGTTCGCCATCCGGACCAGCGGGCAGGTCGTGAAGTGCACCGTCGCGCTCGACGACGAACGCAACCACGTGGGTCACCTGAACGCCGACGGGTCCCTGCACCTTGATCAGGCCCGGCTGCTGCCCTGGGTGCAGGACAACGCCCTGACCGACACCACCTGCCAGTCCTGCGCGATCCGGCCCTCCTGCCACGGCGCGGCCTGCCCGCTCGAGAAGATGGATCACGGCCGTCAACCCTGCCCGGACATCAAACGCAACTTCAAGAAGTTCCTGCCGCTCATGCACGCCGACCACACCCTGGAACTCGAGGTGCTTCAATGAAATCACTGCTGCGCGCCCTGGCCCTGCTGCTCGCCGTTTCCTCCGTCGCGTTCGCCGAAAGTGGCGGGGCGGGTCAACCC
The Deinococcus sedimenti DNA segment above includes these coding regions:
- a CDS encoding thiopeptide-type bacteriocin biosynthesis protein: MTGWLAARLTWPDLEKRSQAQRVRHLQQDLAPEVRRWHYLWHAEGGMHLRLRLCCRGEASRQRVWAQLRRAVPGAVQQEYRPEYWKFGGARHYPLHERFFQASSERALAVWDLETPDARMRAAYVDAAHLLRCLGPARTEAHEAMTRFARTHLSDQPGVTRAATALREATLPLAWAPDWPEPGALGANLQGLHLHLNRLGLGLRSEALVYLAVCNPPATLPSGD
- a CDS encoding alpha/beta hydrolase; this encodes MKRQPSPITHHPSTGGRLTDRLLNVRKRRALGWAALAYAGVVLAGALVGADITLRSKTRWVKGVFVPVGRRGNEVYLPAGSETLSRGPIGIVPLLPNKGHAVLGERKVVGTLVRREVQEERGVLPNGALAWASTFVYNGTPAQLGVEFEHTAVHTPLGDMPAWHIPPSGDAPGRADALVIVIHGHGGQRAQALRMLPALRRTGTGSLFVTFRNAHGAPRSESGYLTLGDQEAEDVISALHWAQQAGYKRAVLYGFSMGGNIALSALRERHQPYPIPVTGVMLDCPALDWRATILSQGQRFGLPPFLARHVATFTQWVVTRRSGQDFDTVDQIRAAPNFNLPILMWHGTRDRTIPIAQADALAAARPDLIEYHRVEGGKHIRVWNINPEQYDAQLETFIGNVLPEVEG
- a CDS encoding MFS transporter — protein: MTAHPIRNAAFRSVLLTRLFSALSGGFYNVPIMWWVLEKTGSGTMLASVGLVSALAGLIAAPIGGMLADRQHKRLLIQATYVADALLLVLMATLVLSGHMQVSYVFPLLAVTNFVAALRGPASAVLVPLIIPRAVYQQGNALMSLTGSLASLTGYALAGTATGFAGVHGAMLIGAMLLAAAIVTLWTLPEPRVQPTPGTPAADEEPREGLLAGLKVIWANPLLFWTFAVSLLLNFVLIPLEVTLAPFARTLGLGAREFGFLSASISVGQLVGMLILSSYRLPRPWLALVGGTFGIAASIGGLSVATTLTQALVLLALAGLSAAVMNVQLSVMSQLNIPQAVMGRAYGVISSLSSAIQPLGYAGAAALLAWMPLQSIFLVIAALLAAAAAAWLHPTLRVGFDKPMIPAATD
- a CDS encoding MsnO8 family LLM class oxidoreductase; translated protein: MTVQLSVLDPVPLSCGQSPRDALRAAIQLAQTAERSGYRRVWYAEHHLPRAAVCPAPAVLVAAVAAATERIRVGSGGVVLRHHAPWHVAETFSTLAALHPGRIDLGVAGGTGADEQTTRRLGGDGTPYPDRLAALDEALRDLNADVHGWVLGASARSAELAATLGWHYGSGNVTGDPGDVQAYREQHTARRHAGPTVALAVAVVCADTTEAALHLARSHRAYFSAQGTAPGGQPVPPPAGLPVTPGPLALYPRLVVGDPVTVRSALNALARRYGADELALLTITHDPQARRHSYALIAEAFAQAAPPPIHLPHQPGGYL
- a CDS encoding thiolase family protein, encoding MRDAVIVSAVRTPVGRGVKGTLANTRPDDLAALVLNEAVKRAGVDAGIVEDVYLGCAIPEAEQGLNVARLAALRAGMPDSVGGVTVNRFCSSGLQTIAMAAAAIQAGQADVMLAGGVESMSFVPMSGHNPSPNPELVDARPGAYIGMGMTAENVATKYGISREDQDAFAFRSHQRAAAAQDAGKFDAEIVPVPVRVDKLKGTKMKSETVNFDKDELIRRDANLADMAKVRPAFKATGSVSAANSSPFSDGAAAVLIMSGEKAQELGVKPLAKFLGFAVAGVEPELMGIGPVKAVPKVLAQTGLTLDDIDLIELNEAFAAQSLAVARELGLNQDIMNVNGGAIALGHPLGCSGAKLATSAIYELQRRGGGKALITMCIGGGMGAAGIIEVYGADQAAD
- a CDS encoding lantibiotic dehydratase; amino-acid sequence: MFESPQIDPACLYRVPLAPANLFSELRGTQTLEDTITVLRDWPLSAEALLMASPTLERESRRTPRRAKTARALQRSLHRYLIRASTRSVPFGLFAAPGAAQCSAEFISQKPMLRVQLTALSGALAEARPILEDRLPPTLQVMLNGTAHHENGWLTWQGLQDRTEWRVPCSEAFWRVLVRARTPVPLASLGEAITDDLLRVLLRKDLLLSELQPLLTVTPQAAARVEALGGPPPAPVYADLPGGTARLDALRQALAGQGLDGDVQRHLALDATLDGVAHLPPQVLVDLQEGLSVLTRSPQGPPVTGNWSAYTEAFRAQFGDARVTLREALTVADALETAPPPAPPWSDWPALLAGAPGVLDLTDVQLARLPVTARPGDHPFDLFAWVLARNTTDLWAGDYTLALLSGSTPEVGQATARLRVAHPHLPAPGARGPANTVVTALCLQHPLAAANDTARCRPGTPLELHVPGHPLIPDHRRVDLPDVRVSCRDGQVELWCAQREQQLHLVLPTLTRTDHLGPLARWLTAVALQGRTPPRWRWGPLGDRETLPRVTRGRCVLSAASWRVPAHWQGTDPPDREVLAWLERVGAPDLVRVGRGDRQLTLDWRHVTHRDLLRAECRRGSVRVSEAVVTPDLAWFTGHDGARHLFEGIFTVRP
- a CDS encoding M16 family metallopeptidase — its product is MELYTTGYLDNGLGFLIAPRPGAHLIHLAAYLDHGVKDEREQENGISHLLEHVLFNPNNLTGTQGKQWQALAKSGARIEAFTGKEHTRLGLSCLPRDLPKVMAFTADLLRNPKVTKQALEHERKIVLDEIHRKRNRPEFLWTLVEEALYAPPYGMSILGPPEIVSQLNLKQMRQRALDACTPERTRLVIAGKVDSGTVRLIEEHFEDWYAAPLHTEYRPVEIVPQLIGVPSRSERVTLYLSCPGPALGDPDRPATEVFGALLGGGLRSRMFQRLREERQLAYAAQGGSSHWRRSGYLFMAMDLARERVPEAFRTLMELIQEVQASPPREEETDETRESFALKALQESEGPGLATKLAQHWLNDEVYFPTRAARMYRQVSAADVQAAAGYLNPQQMAMVGIGMSDGELADLLEVVV
- a CDS encoding Ig-like domain-containing protein, whose translation is MNRAFFLALPALLITACTPGGPSTPDTTGPQISFSQSPSDGNSDVTITANATDSSGVAKVEFYQNGTLKATDTAAPYQYTVNVLNDDRTGFTAKAYDTRGNVSTSAEFNVTTLNQGVWEWGVFDQSGTLLDSGVAIYNDESVDTDGSVALGGYVNGTQTKGGPTVLGNLSSATSLETAFALTNDFKVGYFDGRDLDGKFSVETLSNGKSYPAFIGGGSTYDTSGTAIQSVGILMLQVSTEVPRMTTTRTAATIQRLAAQRALGSLSVQPRPVNAAAILNASRFIKR